One part of the [Pantoea] beijingensis genome encodes these proteins:
- the modB gene encoding molybdate ABC transporter permease subunit produces the protein MMLSDLEWQALELSLKVSTVAVICSLPFGILIAWILVRCNFPGKSLLDSVIHLPLVLPPVVVGYLLLIALGRRGVVGEWLYNWFGFSFAFSWRGAALAAAVVAFPLTVRAIRLALEAVDTRLEQAARTLGAGRLRVFFTITLPLTLPGIIVGTVLGFARSLGEFGATITFVSNIPGETRTIPLAMYTLIETPGAENAAARLCVIAIILALVSLLISEWLARAGRKRLRG, from the coding sequence ATGATGCTGAGCGATCTCGAATGGCAGGCCCTTGAACTGAGCCTGAAAGTTTCCACGGTTGCCGTGATATGCAGCTTGCCATTTGGGATCCTTATAGCCTGGATTCTGGTCCGCTGTAACTTTCCCGGCAAGTCCTTATTGGACAGCGTGATTCATCTACCGCTGGTGCTGCCGCCGGTGGTGGTGGGTTATTTGTTGTTGATCGCCCTTGGCCGACGTGGGGTAGTGGGTGAATGGCTATATAACTGGTTTGGTTTTAGCTTCGCGTTTAGCTGGCGAGGCGCAGCTCTGGCAGCGGCGGTCGTGGCATTCCCTCTGACGGTCCGCGCCATCCGATTAGCGCTTGAAGCCGTTGATACCCGTCTGGAACAGGCGGCGCGAACGCTCGGTGCTGGCCGTTTACGGGTTTTTTTCACGATTACCTTACCGCTCACTTTGCCTGGTATTATCGTCGGTACGGTGCTCGGCTTCGCGCGTTCGCTGGGTGAGTTTGGCGCAACTATCACGTTTGTTTCTAATATCCCTGGCGAAACCCGTACCATCCCGCTGGCAATGTATACGCTGATTGAAACACCTGGTGCGGAAAATGCGGCGGCAAGACTGTGTGTGATCGCCATCATCCTTGCACTGGTCTCATTGTTGATATCCGAATGGTTAGCCAGAGCAGGCCGCAAGCGGTTGAGGGGCTGA